A window of Costertonia aggregata contains these coding sequences:
- the gltX gene encoding glutamate--tRNA ligase: protein MSQKVRVRFAPSPTGPLHIGGVRTALFNYLFAKKHDGDFILRIEDTDQNRYVEGAEKYIVDALNWCNIPFDEGPDKNGGHGPYRQSERKHLYKQYTEALVSMGKAYYAFDTAEKLDFHRKDHEAKGKTFIYNWHNRLKLDNSLSLTPKELKTRLDTGEDYVIRFLTPPDEKLYLKDVIRGDIEIDTNTLDDKVLFKSDGMPTYHLANIVDDHLMQITHVIRGEEWLPSLALHKQLYDAFEWKAPVFAHLPLIMKPVGKGKLSKRDGEKLGFPVFPLSWSESEGYKEAGFFPEAVINFLAMLGWNPGTEQEIFDLEELVQTFSLERVNRSGARFDPDKTKWYNQQYLQKKNDAELTGLFIPVLGRHIDLSLDIAQPERVQKIVALVKERATFVSDFWELSDYFFVCPKEYNEKAVKKQWKEDTPKLMNQLVSILENIEDFSFEHVETKVKSWIKAQDLSFGKVMPPLRLLLVGDMKGPHIFDIMGMIGKRESIHRIKNAINVLG from the coding sequence ATGAGTCAGAAAGTACGTGTTCGTTTTGCACCGAGTCCCACGGGGCCTTTACATATTGGCGGGGTTCGTACCGCCTTGTTCAATTATCTTTTCGCCAAAAAACATGATGGCGATTTTATTCTACGCATTGAAGATACCGATCAAAACAGATATGTTGAGGGGGCCGAAAAGTATATTGTTGATGCCCTCAACTGGTGCAATATCCCATTTGATGAGGGTCCCGATAAGAACGGAGGCCATGGCCCATACCGTCAGAGCGAGCGCAAGCACTTGTATAAACAGTATACCGAGGCATTGGTTTCTATGGGAAAAGCCTACTATGCCTTTGACACGGCCGAAAAATTGGATTTTCACAGGAAAGACCACGAAGCCAAGGGAAAAACCTTCATTTATAACTGGCACAATAGGCTCAAACTGGATAATTCACTTTCGTTGACCCCCAAAGAATTAAAGACCAGATTGGATACAGGTGAGGATTACGTAATTCGGTTTTTGACCCCACCGGACGAAAAATTATATCTGAAGGATGTCATACGCGGCGATATTGAAATAGATACTAACACCTTGGATGATAAGGTGCTTTTTAAAAGCGATGGTATGCCTACCTATCATTTGGCCAATATCGTTGATGATCATTTAATGCAGATTACGCATGTTATCCGGGGAGAAGAGTGGTTGCCTTCGCTGGCTTTGCACAAACAATTGTATGATGCCTTTGAGTGGAAAGCTCCGGTATTTGCCCATTTACCCTTGATCATGAAACCTGTGGGCAAAGGCAAGTTGAGCAAGCGCGATGGTGAAAAATTGGGTTTCCCTGTTTTTCCGTTATCCTGGAGCGAGTCCGAGGGGTATAAAGAAGCGGGGTTTTTTCCTGAAGCGGTAATCAACTTTTTAGCCATGCTGGGCTGGAATCCCGGTACGGAACAAGAGATCTTTGACCTGGAAGAGCTTGTTCAAACCTTTAGTTTGGAACGTGTGAATAGATCTGGGGCCCGTTTTGACCCTGATAAGACCAAATGGTATAATCAGCAATACTTACAGAAAAAAAACGATGCCGAACTTACCGGATTATTTATCCCTGTTTTGGGAAGGCATATTGATTTAAGTCTGGACATCGCCCAACCGGAAAGGGTTCAAAAGATTGTTGCATTGGTTAAAGAACGGGCGACTTTTGTGTCTGACTTTTGGGAGCTTTCCGATTATTTCTTTGTTTGCCCTAAGGAATACAATGAGAAAGCAGTGAAGAAACAATGGAAAGAAGACACCCCAAAACTTATGAACCAACTGGTATCTATTTTAGAAAATATAGAGGATTTCTCTTTTGAACATGTGGAAACCAAAGTAAAATCATGGATTAAAGCGCAAGACCTCTCTTTTGGAAAAGTGATGCCTCCTTTACGATTGTTGCTGGTCGGTGACATGAAAGGACCCCATATCTTTGATATCATGGGCATGATAGGTAAACGGGAAAGCATCCATAGAATTAAAAATGCAATTAATGTGTTGGGTTAG
- a CDS encoding SPFH domain-containing protein gives MGSLSYIIPIGIVLLLVFFSTVFIVKQQTAVIIETFGKFTSIRHAGIQFKIPFIQRIAARVGLKIQQLDVIIETKTLDDVFVKLKVSVQYVVIKEKVYDAFYKLEYPHDQITSFVFDVVRAEVPKMKLDDVFVKKDDIAIAVKRELQEYMSDYGYDIIKTLVTDIDPDAQVKQAMNRINASEREKIAAQFEGDAARILIVEKAKAEAESKRLQGQGIADQRREIARGLEESVEVLNKVGINSQEASALIVVTQHYDTLQSIGEETNTNLILLPNSPQAGSDMLNNMVASFTASNMIGESMKKTNVKTKDKE, from the coding sequence ATGGGAAGTCTCAGTTACATTATTCCAATTGGTATTGTTCTCCTATTGGTCTTTTTTTCAACGGTTTTCATCGTAAAGCAACAAACTGCGGTCATTATTGAAACCTTCGGGAAATTTACAAGCATCCGCCATGCGGGCATTCAATTTAAAATACCGTTCATTCAGCGAATCGCGGCGAGAGTTGGGCTAAAAATTCAACAGTTGGATGTTATTATAGAGACCAAGACCTTGGACGATGTTTTCGTAAAGCTAAAGGTTTCGGTACAGTATGTGGTCATTAAAGAGAAAGTCTATGATGCCTTTTACAAGTTGGAATATCCCCACGACCAAATAACCTCTTTTGTTTTTGATGTGGTGCGCGCCGAGGTGCCCAAAATGAAACTGGACGATGTTTTCGTAAAAAAAGACGATATCGCCATTGCCGTAAAGCGCGAACTACAGGAATATATGTCCGATTATGGGTATGACATAATAAAGACCTTGGTTACCGATATTGATCCTGATGCCCAGGTAAAGCAGGCGATGAATCGTATCAACGCATCGGAACGTGAAAAGATTGCCGCCCAGTTTGAAGGGGATGCGGCCCGTATACTTATCGTAGAAAAAGCAAAGGCGGAAGCAGAGAGCAAGCGCTTACAAGGGCAGGGTATCGCCGATCAAAGACGTGAAATTGCCCGAGGTTTGGAAGAATCCGTAGAGGTTTTGAACAAAGTGGGCATCAATTCACAGGAAGCATCTGCGCTTATCGTAGTTACCCAACATTATGATACATTACAATCCATCGGGGAGGAAACCAATACCAACCTGATTTTGCTGCCCAATTCGCCACAGGCCGGCAGCGATATGTTGAACAACATGGTGGCTTCGTTTACCGCTAGCAACATGATCGGGGAATCTATGAAGAAAACCAATGTTAAGACAAAAGACAAAGAATAG
- a CDS encoding glutamine--tRNA ligase/YqeY domain fusion protein, with amino-acid sequence MEEASKPLNFIEHIVEEDLKNGFSRADLRFRFPPEPNGYLHIGHASSICLNFGLGLRYNAPVNLRFDDTNPAKEEQEYVDAIKRDVAWLGFEWDKKCYASDYFQQLYDWAVQLIKDGKAYVDSQSSEEMATQKGTPNAPGTESPYRNRTVEENLDLFESMKCGDFEEGTHVLRAKIDMASSNMLMRDPILYRVLHKAHHRTNTDWCIYPMYDWTHGESDYIEQVSHSLCTLEFAMHRELYDWCLDQVVEEGKIRPKQREFARRNLSHTVVSKRKLLKLVEEGIVTGWDDPRMPTISGLRRRGYTPESIRNFADTIGIAKRDNLIDVSLLEFHVREHLNKIAPRAMAVLDPLKVVIINYPEGETEWLDAENNPEDVSAGSRKVPFSQTLYIEKADFKEEANKKFFRLKLGGEVRLKNGYIIKAESCTKDTDGNITEVQCTYDSKSKSGSGTNESLRKVKGTLHWVSIEHALEAEVRLYDRLFIDESPDTHKDKDFMDFINPNSLEVITGYLEPSLQDTAIGDRVQFQRLGYFCVDPDSTSKKLVFNRTVGLRDSWAKIQQKD; translated from the coding sequence ATGGAAGAGGCTTCAAAACCCTTGAATTTTATAGAGCACATTGTTGAGGAAGACTTGAAAAACGGCTTTTCAAGAGCTGATTTGCGTTTTCGATTTCCACCGGAACCCAACGGCTATCTGCACATTGGCCATGCGAGCTCAATTTGCCTAAATTTTGGCTTGGGCCTGCGGTATAATGCTCCGGTAAACCTTAGGTTTGACGACACCAATCCCGCCAAGGAAGAACAGGAATATGTAGACGCTATCAAACGGGACGTCGCTTGGTTGGGCTTTGAATGGGACAAGAAGTGCTATGCATCCGATTATTTTCAGCAATTGTATGATTGGGCCGTTCAGTTGATAAAAGATGGAAAAGCCTATGTGGACAGCCAATCTTCCGAGGAAATGGCAACCCAAAAGGGCACACCCAATGCACCGGGAACGGAAAGCCCATACAGAAATAGAACGGTTGAAGAGAATTTGGATTTGTTCGAGAGCATGAAATGCGGCGATTTTGAGGAAGGCACCCATGTGCTGCGGGCAAAAATAGATATGGCCTCGTCCAATATGCTTATGCGGGACCCTATTTTATATCGGGTTTTGCACAAAGCACACCATAGAACAAATACCGATTGGTGTATTTACCCAATGTACGATTGGACACACGGCGAGAGCGACTATATTGAGCAAGTATCACATTCATTGTGTACTCTCGAGTTTGCCATGCATAGGGAACTGTACGATTGGTGTTTGGATCAGGTTGTGGAAGAGGGCAAGATTAGGCCCAAACAACGGGAATTCGCCCGAAGAAATTTAAGCCACACCGTTGTAAGTAAAAGAAAGTTATTAAAGTTGGTGGAAGAAGGCATTGTCACCGGTTGGGACGACCCACGTATGCCCACTATCTCGGGACTGCGAAGAAGAGGCTACACACCAGAATCCATTCGAAATTTCGCCGACACCATAGGCATAGCAAAAAGAGATAACTTGATTGATGTCTCTTTGCTGGAGTTTCATGTGCGTGAACATCTGAACAAAATCGCCCCAAGGGCCATGGCGGTCTTGGATCCTTTAAAAGTTGTGATTATCAACTACCCCGAAGGAGAAACGGAATGGCTGGACGCTGAAAACAATCCCGAAGATGTTTCTGCCGGCTCTCGAAAAGTTCCTTTTTCTCAAACGCTGTATATCGAAAAGGCTGATTTTAAGGAAGAGGCGAATAAAAAATTCTTTCGCCTTAAACTAGGTGGGGAAGTCCGTTTAAAGAACGGCTATATCATAAAAGCGGAAAGCTGTACAAAAGATACCGATGGGAATATAACTGAAGTTCAATGTACCTATGATTCAAAAAGCAAAAGCGGTAGCGGCACTAATGAGAGCTTGCGCAAGGTAAAGGGAACGCTGCATTGGGTCTCGATTGAACACGCCTTGGAAGCTGAGGTAAGGTTATATGACCGCTTGTTTATCGATGAGAGTCCGGACACCCACAAGGATAAAGATTTTATGGATTTTATTAATCCCAATTCCCTTGAAGTAATTACAGGATATCTGGAACCCAGTTTACAAGACACAGCGATTGGCGATAGGGTCCAGTTTCAACGTTTGGGTTATTTTTGTGTTGACCCGGATTCAACCTCTAAAAAATTAGTGTTCAATAGAACTGTTGGCCTACGGGATTCTTGGGCCAAGATTCAACAGAAAGACTGA
- a CDS encoding T9SS type B sorting domain-containing protein, whose translation MKTKLLDKVFFPLAILLLMGTSQTYSQTLNAPTAAPNQTPPIGSTPWSSACASSTFNDYWVNFKWTPPVVNSGNEFILELSDASGDFSNPIELAKDGTKNTSFDFFFQFTLPTDTRGEGYKMRVRSTDPAIIGAESEAFAMYYKDFDSPSLISEDGNGTIPPGGAIQICDGASIVLAPHNIPAANTYQYNWYRSGTLLAEKSFELTVNQVGMYQVEVDYGTCSISGGGTLSNIIDVTLGSSLGLAINPPSKTDLCSGETASLQANITGQGLTYTWFKDGAAITSPTVDADTYIVDASVAGFEGDYTVEISGPDTCLELSSAITITNAGIFTVTRSNPENMVLLPSQPLNLSVTTTAGTPVYQWYRNGSAISGANAASLEVSQEGTYYAEVSQSGGACASTAINSETTTVVSPASFVLVADYASTYAACENPSIVLEVETINAVATDGTVTDVTSDLISSFTYQWKKDGVAIPGATSSNISLTDITENGNYEVDGEITTYTATSNPLPVQLIVNETLTITSTGVVSCGPSEIITMTTTTDLTGQSFDWFRNGTNLNNGDAVLNITEPGTYQLVLDRNGCPLRSNEIIVSPLDPALISLDSDTDVIFPEGTTRTVTASGGTAYQWFDANNVAISNSSSVTLTEEGEYTLLANIDNCQITRQLTVTYQDTFRVPNVITVNGDGINDQWVIPNTYSNDPEVNVIIYNGNGEEVFNEFDYQNNWPASSVTFQKQNMVFYYTIRNANETLKQGTITVIR comes from the coding sequence ATGAAAACAAAATTACTCGACAAAGTATTCTTTCCCTTGGCAATCCTTCTGCTTATGGGAACTTCACAAACGTATTCACAAACACTTAATGCCCCTACTGCTGCACCGAATCAAACACCTCCAATCGGGTCAACGCCATGGAGCTCTGCGTGTGCTTCAAGCACATTCAACGATTATTGGGTGAATTTCAAATGGACGCCACCAGTCGTAAATTCGGGCAACGAGTTTATTCTTGAACTTTCCGATGCTTCCGGTGATTTTAGCAACCCTATTGAATTGGCCAAAGACGGTACAAAAAACACGAGTTTTGATTTCTTCTTTCAATTTACATTGCCTACCGATACCAGAGGAGAAGGCTATAAAATGAGGGTTCGGAGTACCGATCCTGCTATAATAGGGGCGGAATCCGAAGCCTTTGCCATGTATTATAAAGACTTTGACTCACCTTCGCTTATTAGCGAAGATGGTAACGGCACAATACCCCCGGGCGGGGCAATACAAATATGCGACGGGGCTTCCATTGTGCTTGCGCCACACAATATACCTGCTGCCAATACCTATCAGTATAATTGGTACAGGAGCGGAACTTTATTGGCCGAAAAATCATTCGAATTGACCGTAAATCAAGTAGGCATGTACCAAGTAGAGGTAGATTACGGTACGTGTTCTATTTCTGGTGGTGGCACGCTATCCAATATAATTGATGTTACCTTGGGCTCTAGTCTTGGTCTTGCTATCAACCCACCTAGTAAAACAGATTTATGTAGTGGTGAAACTGCTTCGTTGCAGGCCAACATTACAGGACAAGGATTGACCTATACATGGTTCAAAGATGGTGCTGCCATAACTTCCCCTACAGTAGATGCTGACACATATATTGTAGATGCCTCTGTAGCGGGGTTTGAAGGCGATTACACTGTTGAAATAAGTGGCCCCGACACGTGTTTGGAACTTTCTTCCGCAATAACCATTACCAATGCGGGTATTTTTACCGTAACCCGGTCAAACCCCGAAAATATGGTGCTGTTGCCAAGCCAGCCCTTAAATTTGAGCGTAACTACCACGGCAGGTACGCCCGTATATCAATGGTATAGGAACGGATCCGCAATTTCTGGAGCGAATGCTGCTTCATTGGAGGTTTCACAAGAGGGGACGTATTATGCTGAAGTGTCCCAAAGTGGTGGTGCCTGTGCTTCGACTGCCATTAACTCGGAAACGACTACGGTAGTCTCACCAGCTTCCTTTGTATTGGTAGCCGATTACGCATCAACCTATGCTGCATGTGAAAACCCTAGTATTGTATTGGAAGTAGAAACCATTAACGCCGTTGCTACCGATGGCACGGTGACCGATGTGACATCAGATTTGATTTCAAGCTTTACCTACCAATGGAAAAAGGATGGTGTTGCCATTCCGGGTGCAACATCCTCGAATATCAGCCTTACAGATATTACTGAAAACGGAAATTATGAAGTTGATGGTGAGATAACCACCTATACCGCTACATCAAACCCACTTCCGGTACAACTTATCGTAAATGAAACCTTAACCATTACCAGTACAGGTGTCGTAAGCTGCGGGCCTTCAGAAATCATAACCATGACCACAACAACCGATTTGACCGGACAAAGTTTTGATTGGTTCCGTAACGGTACAAATCTCAACAATGGCGATGCTGTTTTGAATATCACCGAGCCTGGAACATACCAATTGGTTTTAGACAGAAATGGATGCCCCTTGCGTTCCAATGAAATCATAGTCTCACCCCTAGATCCGGCTTTGATCAGTTTGGATTCCGATACCGATGTCATATTCCCGGAAGGTACTACAAGGACCGTAACAGCTTCTGGTGGAACTGCATACCAATGGTTTGATGCCAATAACGTAGCCATTTCAAATTCCAGTTCGGTAACCTTAACGGAAGAAGGTGAATATACACTTTTAGCCAACATAGATAACTGCCAAATAACGAGACAATTAACTGTTACATATCAAGACACCTTTAGGGTGCCCAATGTAATCACTGTAAACGGTGATGGCATTAATGACCAATGGGTGATACCCAACACATACTCCAACGACCCAGAAGTAAATGTTATCATTTATAATGGTAATGGGGAAGAAGTTTTTAATGAATTTGATTATCAAAATAACTGGCCTGCTTCATCGGTAACGTTCCAAAAACAAAATATGGTTTTTTATTATACCATTAGGAACGCCAACGAAACCTTGAAGCAAGGCACAATAACCGTTATACGCTAG
- a CDS encoding PorP/SprF family type IX secretion system membrane protein: MLTKRLIYLSLFFLALTHINAQEEDPFVTYDVPSQNLLKYNRFLINPTFSTVREDKSYVNLLHRNQSASFDNNNQAYFLSYSGRINDRTGLGLSLYTQREGTISNFGVLANYAYGIKLSDKSNFTFGANVSYYNSGFDENRATPVDQDPTLLGLQDSNLLSFQPGFNLSYNKFDFGVFAENLFDYNLKTNESITEFKDKTFSTHLQYTHDFKNAQGVLEGGRLMPLARARKVGEEDLVLGGNLILDLPKIGWLQGGYDSFYGASAGVGFNLNRRLSLGYTMEKGLSNNFDNFGVTHEISFAYSFTPNLTEDRVMLEEDFEDDLVANDVEPQTEDLTTKDEEIEELKRRLAENDAILAELMYRQDSIESGRESDLERRFEMVMRMVRNETNGNRPDLEEKAKKVYFLNNDKSAESTAVASIDTSEKIDKKPIGTNSGNVAEDVIAVTKNTKTKNITTPIRTAKKDAVAVSSNSSKKVGVKSRKFKNLEGVDDGYYIVANVYEGGYYLNKFVNDLNEQGVPADYFENRNNGLKYVYLERHDTWEEAVEAYKSDVGGNYRGDMWIMNVDNKYTNEAYASNVDKIKEKSSKYGTDVLQKNVVVKDKMASADITPKNLKLNGVGSGYYIIANVFASAKNANRFVKLLNSQGLSAGYFINPENNYRYVYLKKHESWNNALISYYSKLNSAYDEKMWIMRVTPNLVT; the protein is encoded by the coding sequence ATGCTTACCAAAAGATTAATATACTTATCGTTATTTTTTCTTGCGCTAACCCATATCAATGCCCAAGAAGAAGACCCTTTCGTAACTTATGACGTTCCTTCACAGAACTTATTGAAGTACAATCGGTTTCTTATCAACCCGACCTTTTCCACGGTCAGAGAAGACAAGTCCTATGTTAATCTTTTGCATCGAAACCAATCCGCTTCGTTTGATAACAACAATCAAGCTTATTTTTTAAGTTACAGCGGTAGAATAAACGATAGAACCGGTCTGGGATTAAGCCTTTATACACAGAGGGAAGGCACCATAAGCAATTTTGGTGTTCTGGCCAACTATGCTTACGGCATTAAGCTAAGTGATAAAAGTAATTTTACTTTTGGCGCTAACGTATCCTACTACAACAGTGGTTTTGATGAAAATAGAGCCACTCCGGTTGACCAAGACCCCACTTTACTGGGGCTACAAGATAGTAATCTGTTATCGTTTCAGCCTGGTTTTAACCTTTCTTATAATAAATTTGATTTTGGTGTATTTGCTGAAAACCTGTTTGATTATAATTTGAAGACGAATGAGTCTATCACAGAATTCAAGGACAAGACTTTTTCAACGCATCTACAGTATACCCACGATTTTAAAAATGCCCAAGGTGTTTTGGAGGGTGGTAGGCTAATGCCGTTGGCAAGAGCCCGCAAGGTTGGCGAGGAAGATTTGGTACTGGGAGGAAACCTGATTTTGGACCTGCCGAAAATTGGTTGGCTACAAGGGGGTTATGATAGCTTCTATGGAGCATCGGCCGGTGTAGGATTTAACCTCAACCGTAGGCTTTCTTTGGGATATACAATGGAAAAGGGGCTTTCCAACAACTTTGATAATTTTGGGGTCACCCATGAGATTTCGTTCGCATATTCGTTTACGCCCAACTTGACAGAAGACAGGGTAATGTTGGAAGAGGATTTTGAAGATGACCTGGTTGCTAATGATGTGGAGCCTCAAACCGAAGACTTGACCACTAAAGACGAAGAAATCGAAGAACTAAAAAGGCGTCTCGCCGAAAACGACGCCATTCTTGCAGAGCTTATGTACCGTCAAGATTCTATTGAGTCTGGCAGGGAAAGTGACTTGGAACGAAGGTTTGAAATGGTTATGCGAATGGTACGTAACGAAACCAATGGCAATAGACCCGATTTAGAGGAAAAAGCCAAAAAAGTATATTTCTTGAATAATGATAAGAGTGCTGAAAGCACCGCCGTGGCCTCTATCGATACCAGTGAAAAAATCGATAAAAAACCAATTGGTACAAATAGTGGAAATGTAGCAGAAGATGTTATAGCCGTTACCAAAAATACCAAAACCAAAAATATAACGACCCCAATAAGAACAGCAAAAAAGGACGCTGTAGCCGTTTCTTCCAACTCTTCAAAAAAAGTAGGTGTCAAAAGCAGAAAGTTTAAAAATTTAGAAGGTGTTGATGATGGCTACTATATAGTGGCCAATGTGTACGAAGGAGGGTATTACCTAAATAAATTTGTGAACGATTTAAATGAGCAAGGGGTTCCAGCGGATTATTTTGAAAACAGGAACAACGGCTTAAAATATGTGTATCTGGAGCGTCATGATACCTGGGAAGAAGCTGTTGAGGCCTACAAGAGCGATGTCGGCGGAAACTACCGTGGCGATATGTGGATTATGAACGTGGATAACAAGTACACCAATGAGGCCTATGCGAGCAACGTGGATAAAATCAAGGAAAAATCGTCTAAGTACGGGACAGATGTTTTACAGAAAAATGTAGTCGTGAAAGACAAAATGGCCTCTGCCGATATAACACCAAAAAATCTTAAGCTCAACGGTGTAGGTTCCGGATATTACATCATAGCCAACGTTTTCGCCAGTGCAAAAAATGCCAACAGGTTTGTAAAGTTGTTGAACTCTCAAGGGCTCAGTGCCGGGTATTTTATCAATCCGGAAAACAATTATCGCTATGTTTACTTAAAAAAACATGAATCTTGGAACAATGCGCTTATCTCTTATTATTCCAAACTAAACAGTGCCTATGATGAAAAAATGTGGATTATGCGGGTAACTCCGAATTTAGTTACATAA